Part of the Halomarina litorea genome is shown below.
GATTCGAGACGCGCGGCGACGACCTCGACTTCGACGACGTGGGCGTGCGCTGTCGCGAGCGACCGGATCGCCTCCGCGGTGACTTCACGCGCCGCAACCTGCCGGGGCTCCCCGACACGGTCCGGTTCCAGCGCCGCGACCCGCGATTCCGGTTCCGGACCGACATCGGCGGCGAACGCGTCGACAACGACTTCGACGGCCTGCGCCACGACTTCTCGGTCGAGGGCGGCAGCACGCAGGTCGAAGACGAGGGGCAGGGCGAACGCGACAGCATCCAGTACCGCGGTCGGACGTTCACCCTCGACTTGCGGCGCGACCGGCGCATCCGCGTTCGGGGGGCGCTCCGCTTCGACTTCAACGGGCGCGACGACGTGGACTTCCGGGACGGCGAGGTTCGCTTCAGGTCCGACGCCCGCAGGTTCCGCTGTCGGAGTCGACTGCTCGACCTGGAGTTCGACCGCCGGACCCGGGACTTCGACGCCCGCCGCGTGACCTGATAGTCCAGTCGGTTCGGACATCGAGACTGACCGACCCGCCGCCGGACGGGTCAGATTGTGATAGAAACGTGTAGGACGACCTTTTCGAATACAATCTCACGAAATCTAGCCATATTATAGCCTATTTGGATGTTTTTGGAGCCGTTTTGCCGTAAAAATACGATGCTTTAATATACAATGACACCGAGACCCCGACCGGAGGTATGGCAAGCGGAAACATATCGCGACGGAGACTACTGCGCACCGTCGGTGTCGGTGCCGTCGGGGTCGGACTCGCCGCTGGGCAGGCGTCGGGTCGGGTCGACGGGGAACGGTACGTAGTGGGGACGGCAGCGCGCCGCGGGGCGCTCGCCGCAAAGCACAACGCACAGAACGTCGACAGGGAGATCGACTTCGGCGAGGAGGGGGGTGCAGTCGCCGGGCAGTTCTCCGATTCGGACGCGCGGGCACTCGAAGCCGACCCGAACGTCCGATACGTCGAACCGGACTACGAGGTGCAGGCGTTCGCCGAGTCGGAGCCGTGGGGGGTCGACCGGGTCGGCGCGCTCGCCGCCCACGCGAAGGGGGCGACGGGCGGCGGGGCGCACATCGCGATTCTCGACACCGGCATCGACGCCGACCACCCCGACCTGCGCGCGAACGTCGGGGAGGGCTACGCCGTCGAGGAGTGCGACGGGCCCGACTGTACGAGCGACTGGGACGACGACCACAGCCACGGCACTCACTGCGCCGGCATCGCCGACGCCGTGGACAACTCGCGGGGCGTCGTCGGCGTCTCGACGGGCGCGACGCTCCACTCGGTGAAGGTACTCACTGGGGAGGGGAGCGGGTCCGCCTCGGGCGTCGCCGAGGGCATCACGTGGGCCGCAGACCAGGGCCACGACGTCATCAGCATGAGCCTCGGCGGGGACTCCTCGTCGTCGGTCATCCGGGACGCGGTGCAGTACGCCTGGGAGAAGGGTGCCGTCATCGTCGCCGCGGCGGGCAACAGCGGTCCCTGCGTTGACTGCGTCCGCTACCCGGCGAAGTACCCCGAGGTCATCGCCGTCAGCGCGACGGACGACGACGACGGCCTCGCGGGGTTCTCGTCGGTCGGCGAGGAGGTGGAACTCGCCGCACCGGGTAGCGACGTACTCTCGACGGTCGTCGGCGGCGCCTACCGCCGGTACTCCGGCACCTCGATGGCGACGCCGCACGTCGCCGGGGCCGTCGGGGTCCTCATGGGCAACGGCCTCTCTAACAGCGAGGCCCGCCAGCGACTCCGGGACACCGCAGAGGACGTCGGCCTGCGCGACACCCAGCAGGGCTACGGCCTGCTCGACGTGGCGAAGGCCGTCGGCGCCGACGACGGCGACCGGCCGGACGACCCCGACGAACCGGACGAACCGGACGAGCCGCCGCAGGGCCTCAGCGTCACGACCGGCGAGGCCACCGCGGTCACCGAGGAGGGGGCGACCCTCCCCGGCGAACTCACGAGCCTCGGCAGCGCGAGCGAGGCCGCCGTCGGCTTCGAGTACTGGCCGCAGGGCGACGAGGACTCGAAGGAGACGGTCAAGGCCGACCAGCTCGACGAGCCGGGGCCGTTCAGCCTCGACGTCGACGGGCTGGAGGCGAACGTCACCTACGTGTTCAACGCCGCCGCCGTCGGCGACGACGACAGCCAGGACCGCGGCGAGGCCCGGACGTTCACCACCGGCGGGGACGGCGGCGACCAGCCCGACGACCCCGACGACCCCGACGAACCGGACGAGCCGAACGACCCGCGCGCCCCGACCGTCGTGACCGGCGAGGCCCGGGACATCGACGACAACTCCGTCGACCTGTACGGCGAACTGACGGACCTCGGCGACGCCGAGGCGGTCGAACCGGTGTTCGTCTTCTGGGAGAAGGGCAACCGGAGCCGAACCGAAGACGAGGACGACGCCTTCGACATGGAGCGTCCCGGTCCGTTCGACGAGACCGTCATGGGCCTCGAACCGGACACGACGTACGTCTACGTCGCCCGGTGTGTCACCGAGGACGGCCGTGTGGCCGAGGGCGAGCCCCGCGAGTTCACGACCCGGGCGGACTGACCCGTCCCACCTCACTTCGTCCCGCCTCACTCCGTCGCGCCCGTGCGGTGACGGCGCGACAGATTCACCCGAGCGGCGCGCCTCTCTCGACCCGTGACAGACACAGACGACATGCGCGGGCCGTGGGCGCTCGCGCTCGGGATGGCCGCAATCGCCGCCGGCACCGTCGCCGTGAGCACGCTCCGACGACTCGCCCGGCGGCGGGACGACCCCGACGACTCCGACCGCGAGCGGGCGGGACCGCCCGGGTCGTAGCCCGCCCCGACCGCGCGGTACCCGCTGAGTTCTTATATCGCTGTGACGACTTGAGGGGGTAATGGACTGGCACGACGAACTATCCTGGTGGCAGACGGCGGTGGTCTACCAGATCTATCCGCGGAGCTTCAACGACTCTCGGGAGGACACGGAGAGTGCGCGCCGAACCGACGGTGAGGGGTCGGTGAGACACCCGGCGGGTCGCCCGCTCCCCGGAGACGGCGTCGGGGACATCCCCGGCATCGTCGAGCGACTCGACTACCTCGCGGACCTCGGGGTGGACGTGGTGTGGCTCAGCCCCGTCTACGACTCCCCGCAGGTCGACAACGGCTACGACGTGCGCGACTACCGGGCCATCGACGAGTCGTTCGGGACGCTCGCCGACATCGACCACCTCGTCGACGAACTCCACGCCCGCGGGATGCGTCTCGTGATGGACCTCGTCGTCAACCACACCTCCGACCAGCACGAGTGGTTCGAGGCGTCGCGCCGCGGCGAGGAACCCTACGACGACTACTACATCTGGCGCGAGGGACACGACGGCGGCCCGCCGAACAACTGGGAGGCGGTGTTCGGCGGGTCGGCGTGGTCCTACGACGAGACGCGCGGCGAGTACTACCTCTCGGTGTTCAGTTCCTCGCAACCGGACCTCAACTGGGCGAACTCGCGCGTGCGTAAAGAAGTCCACGACGTGGTCCGGTGGTGGCTCGACCGGGGCGTCGACGGCTTCCGCATGGACGTGGTGAACTTTATCTCGAAGACGCCGGGGCTGCCCGACGGCGACCCGGACGGGAACGTCGTCGGGAGCGAGCACTTCATCGACGGCCCGGAGGTGACCGCGTACCTCCGGGAACTCCACGACGCGGTCCTCTCGGAGTACGACGCGATGACCGTCGGCGAGATGCCCGGCGTCAGCGTCGAGGCGGCCCGCGCGTACCTCGAGGCCGGACTGGACATGGTGTTTCACTTCGACCACGTCAACGTCGGCGTCGGCAAGTCCGGCATCTGGGACGTCCCCGAGTGGGAACTGCCGGAACTGAAGTCGGTCATCGACGAGTGGCAGAGCGGCCTCGAGGAGTACTGGAACGCGCCCTATCTCGGCAACCACGACCAGCCACGCGCCGTCTCCCGGTTCGGCGACGAGTCGTTCCGGGAGGAGTCGGCCACGGCGCTCGCGACGCTCCTGTTGACCCTGCGCGGGACGCCGTTCGTCTATCAGGGCGACGAACTCGGGATGACGAACTACCCCTTCGGGACGCCCGAGGAGTTCCGCGACATCGAGACGCGCCAGTACGTCCAGGAGGCGTTGAGCGGCGGGGAGCGGACCTTCGAGGACATCGCGCCCGCCGTCCGGTTCTGGAGCCGCGACAACGCCCGGACCCCCATGCAGTGGACCGACGGCTCGAACGCCGGGTTCACGACGGGCGACCCGTGGCTCCCGGTCAACCCGAACCACGAGACGGTCAACGCCGAGGCCGAACGCGCCGACCCGGAGTCCGTCTGGCACTACTACAGGCGGGCCATCGCGCTCAGGAAGGCCCACCCGGGCCTCGCGGCGGGGGACTTCGACCACCTGATTCCCGACCACCCATCGGTGTTCGCCTACCGCCGCGACGGCGGGCGCTACCTCGTCGCCTGCAATCTCTCTGCGGAACCGGCGACGGTCGACCTGCCCTGGACGTGGGAGGGCGCGGACCGCCTCATCGGGAACTACCCCGCGGACGACGAGGGCGGCCCGACGCTCGCGCTCCGGCCCTACGAGGCCCGCGTGTACGGGGCGGGGGTCGACTGAGTCAGGTCGGACCCGCGCTCGCGCCGTCCTCGCCGACCCGGAGCCACGCGAACCCGTAGCCGTCGAGGTCGACGGTGGGCGACCCGTCGCCGCCGATGGCCGGGTCGCCGAGGAGCACCCGGAGCGATCCGCCGTCGGCGTCGGGCAGGTCGAGGCGGACCGTCCGCGGGTCGGCCCCGAGGTTGTGGACCACGACCACCGTCCGCCCCTCGTGGTCGAACCGGTGGGCGAACGTCGCCGGGTCGTCGGTGTCGAGCAGCGTGAGACGGCCCGACCCGACCGCGGGACAGGACTTCCGCACACCGACGAGTTCCTGGACGAACCGGAGCAGCGAGTCGGGGTCGGTCCACTGGTCTGCGGCGTTCACCCGGTCGGGACCGAACGCCCCGTCGACGACGGGCGCGACGAGCGACTCCGAACTCGCCGAGGAGAACCCGGCGTTCGGGCCGTCGGTCCACTGCATCGGCGTGCGAACCGCGCCCCGCCCCGGCACGTCGAGGGCCTCGCCCATCCCGAGTTCGTCGCCGTAGAGCACCAGCGGCGTCCCCGGCATCGAGAACACGAGGCTGAACGCCTGCTTCAGGCGGTCGCGGTCGCCGTCGAGCATGGGCGCGAGGCGGCGGCGGATGCCCCGCCCGTAGATGCGCATGTCCTCGTCGGGGGCGAAGCGGTCGAAGACGACGCGCTGGTCCTCCGGCGGGAGGCGACCGAGGTTGAGTTCGTCGTAGTTGCGCAGGAAGTTCGCCCACTGGCCGGCCTCGGTGGCCTCCGCGAGGTCCGTCAGGCACCGCTTCAGGGGGGTCGCCGTCTCGGTGGCCAGCGCGCCGAACAGGTGGGCGTTGAGGACGAAGTTGAGCAGAAGGTCCATCTCCTCGCCTGTCTCGGCCGCCGCGTCGGGGTCCGACGACCCGCCGTCGCCTTCGAGAACCGAACCGGGCAGGCGGTGCCCGCCGAAGTACGTGACGAGGTCCTCGGGGTCGTCGTCGGCCTCGGCGAGGAGGACCACCTCGCCGTTCGTCCGGGCGGCGTTCGCCCGCAGTTCGCGGAGGATGGCGTGCGGGTCGTCCATCTCGGGTTCGCCGGGGCGCTTCTGCTGGATCATCAGCGTCGCCGCGTCGATGCGGAAGCCGTCGACGCCGAGTTCCAGCCAGAAGTCCACGATCTTGTGTATCTCCTCTCGCACGTCCGGGTTCTGAAGGTCGAGGTCGGGCTGGAACGGGTAGAAGCGGTGGAAGTAGTAGGCGTCGGCGGCCTCGTCGTAGGTCCACACCCGGTCGTCCTCGACCTCGCCGGGGAACACCGACCCCCACTCGGGGGCCTCGCTCGGGTCGTCGGTCCAGACGTAGTAGTCGCGGTACTTCGAGTCGGGGGCCTCGCGGGCCCGCTGGAACCACGGGTGTTCGGTGGAGGTGTGGTTGACGACGAGGTCCACGATGACGCGGATGCCGCGCTCCTCGGCGGCCTGCAGGAACTCCACCACGTCGCCGAGCGTTCCCAACCGACTGTCCACGGCGTAGTAGTCCCGCACGTCGTAGCCGTTGTCGCGGTTCGGCGTGTCGTAGAACGGGAGCAACCAGAGGCAGTCGACCCCCAGTCGGTCGAGGTAGTCGAGTCGCTCGGTCAGTCCCTCGAAGTCGCCCACACCGTCGCCGTCGCTGTCCTGAAACGCCTCGACGTCGATGGCGTAGATGACCGCGTTCTCGAACCAGCGTGCGCCTCGGGAGACGGTCATTCGTTCGCCGATTCGCAGGGCGAGGACAAAAGTGACGATGCACGCACGCGAAAGTCGGACGGTCCGCCAGTCGGGTCGGTCGCCCCGACTCGGGCGGGGTCAATCGGGGTGCCTGACGATGTGGACGTCGTAGTGCGGGTCCTCGGAGACGGGCGACCCGACGCTCGTGACCGGTGAGGTGACCCGCCCAGCGTTCTCGCTGCCGACGAAGACGATGGAGACGTCGAGTTCGTGGGCCACCTGCCGAATGCGACGGCTGATGTCCATCGTCGTGGAGGCCATCGAACTGGTGTTCTCGGTGTGTTCGACCCGGACCGTCGCGTCGGGTGCCACCTCGCGCGCG
Proteins encoded:
- a CDS encoding S8 family peptidase, with translation MASGNISRRRLLRTVGVGAVGVGLAAGQASGRVDGERYVVGTAARRGALAAKHNAQNVDREIDFGEEGGAVAGQFSDSDARALEADPNVRYVEPDYEVQAFAESEPWGVDRVGALAAHAKGATGGGAHIAILDTGIDADHPDLRANVGEGYAVEECDGPDCTSDWDDDHSHGTHCAGIADAVDNSRGVVGVSTGATLHSVKVLTGEGSGSASGVAEGITWAADQGHDVISMSLGGDSSSSVIRDAVQYAWEKGAVIVAAAGNSGPCVDCVRYPAKYPEVIAVSATDDDDGLAGFSSVGEEVELAAPGSDVLSTVVGGAYRRYSGTSMATPHVAGAVGVLMGNGLSNSEARQRLRDTAEDVGLRDTQQGYGLLDVAKAVGADDGDRPDDPDEPDEPDEPPQGLSVTTGEATAVTEEGATLPGELTSLGSASEAAVGFEYWPQGDEDSKETVKADQLDEPGPFSLDVDGLEANVTYVFNAAAVGDDDSQDRGEARTFTTGGDGGDQPDDPDDPDEPDEPNDPRAPTVVTGEARDIDDNSVDLYGELTDLGDAEAVEPVFVFWEKGNRSRTEDEDDAFDMERPGPFDETVMGLEPDTTYVYVARCVTEDGRVAEGEPREFTTRAD
- a CDS encoding glycoside hydrolase family 13 protein → MDWHDELSWWQTAVVYQIYPRSFNDSREDTESARRTDGEGSVRHPAGRPLPGDGVGDIPGIVERLDYLADLGVDVVWLSPVYDSPQVDNGYDVRDYRAIDESFGTLADIDHLVDELHARGMRLVMDLVVNHTSDQHEWFEASRRGEEPYDDYYIWREGHDGGPPNNWEAVFGGSAWSYDETRGEYYLSVFSSSQPDLNWANSRVRKEVHDVVRWWLDRGVDGFRMDVVNFISKTPGLPDGDPDGNVVGSEHFIDGPEVTAYLRELHDAVLSEYDAMTVGEMPGVSVEAARAYLEAGLDMVFHFDHVNVGVGKSGIWDVPEWELPELKSVIDEWQSGLEEYWNAPYLGNHDQPRAVSRFGDESFREESATALATLLLTLRGTPFVYQGDELGMTNYPFGTPEEFRDIETRQYVQEALSGGERTFEDIAPAVRFWSRDNARTPMQWTDGSNAGFTTGDPWLPVNPNHETVNAEAERADPESVWHYYRRAIALRKAHPGLAAGDFDHLIPDHPSVFAYRRDGGRYLVACNLSAEPATVDLPWTWEGADRLIGNYPADDEGGPTLALRPYEARVYGAGVD
- a CDS encoding alpha-amylase family protein, yielding MTVSRGARWFENAVIYAIDVEAFQDSDGDGVGDFEGLTERLDYLDRLGVDCLWLLPFYDTPNRDNGYDVRDYYAVDSRLGTLGDVVEFLQAAEERGIRVIVDLVVNHTSTEHPWFQRAREAPDSKYRDYYVWTDDPSEAPEWGSVFPGEVEDDRVWTYDEAADAYYFHRFYPFQPDLDLQNPDVREEIHKIVDFWLELGVDGFRIDAATLMIQQKRPGEPEMDDPHAILRELRANAARTNGEVVLLAEADDDPEDLVTYFGGHRLPGSVLEGDGGSSDPDAAAETGEEMDLLLNFVLNAHLFGALATETATPLKRCLTDLAEATEAGQWANFLRNYDELNLGRLPPEDQRVVFDRFAPDEDMRIYGRGIRRRLAPMLDGDRDRLKQAFSLVFSMPGTPLVLYGDELGMGEALDVPGRGAVRTPMQWTDGPNAGFSSASSESLVAPVVDGAFGPDRVNAADQWTDPDSLLRFVQELVGVRKSCPAVGSGRLTLLDTDDPATFAHRFDHEGRTVVVVHNLGADPRTVRLDLPDADGGSLRVLLGDPAIGGDGSPTVDLDGYGFAWLRVGEDGASAGPT
- a CDS encoding universal stress protein, translating into MVLLAPFDGSDLSRTAVARATRFGELTGEEVVVLVVVPPDAEFAEERGWLRGDEAFDAETVGERIADRAREVAPDATVRVEHTENTSSMASTTMDISRRIRQVAHELDVSIVFVGSENAGRVTSPVTSVGSPVSEDPHYDVHIVRHPD